Proteins found in one Gemmatimonadota bacterium genomic segment:
- a CDS encoding proline--tRNA ligase, with amino-acid sequence MADDKKLTSQQEDFSKWYNEVVLRAELADHSPVRGMMVIRPWGYGIWEHMQSALDAMLKETGHENAYFPLLIPMSFIEREKEHVEGFAPELAVVTRAGGKELDEPYVIRPTSETIVYAMYAKWVQSYRDLPLLINQWANVVRWEMRPRLFLRTSEFLWQEGHTAHATAQEAEEETQLILGLYREFMESWIAMPPMTGLKSESEKFAGAVRSYACEALMKDNKALQAGTSHFLGQNFAKQFELTFQSEAGQEEFAWNTSWGVSTRLIGGLVMTHGDDDGLVIPPRLAPVQVVVVPILRGDDAGPVRDKADEIVSRLKESGVRVRLDARDHLSPGAKYFEWERKGVPFRLEIGPRDLAEGKVALARRLIPEGEKRKAFLPEAQALAELPERLESFQTELLRAALARREANTVRGLNSLDEMEEAFEGGAGFVFTGWSGDPAVEEAVKERMKATIRLLPDEEFRSDSVPGKCVSGEGDSVTEAAWARAY; translated from the coding sequence ATGGCTGACGATAAGAAGCTGACATCACAGCAGGAGGACTTCTCCAAGTGGTACAACGAAGTCGTCTTGAGGGCCGAGCTCGCTGACCACTCCCCGGTGCGCGGTATGATGGTCATTCGGCCGTGGGGCTACGGCATCTGGGAGCACATGCAAAGCGCCTTGGACGCCATGTTGAAGGAGACCGGGCACGAGAACGCGTACTTCCCGCTCCTGATCCCAATGAGCTTCATCGAGCGCGAGAAGGAGCACGTGGAAGGCTTCGCCCCCGAACTTGCAGTAGTGACCCGAGCCGGTGGCAAGGAGCTCGATGAGCCGTACGTGATTCGCCCCACCTCCGAGACGATCGTCTACGCGATGTACGCCAAGTGGGTGCAGAGCTATCGCGACCTGCCGCTGCTCATAAACCAGTGGGCGAACGTCGTGCGCTGGGAGATGCGCCCTCGGCTATTCCTGCGCACGTCCGAGTTCTTGTGGCAGGAGGGGCACACGGCGCACGCCACCGCTCAGGAGGCCGAAGAGGAGACACAGCTCATCCTGGGCTTGTATCGGGAATTCATGGAAAGCTGGATCGCGATGCCGCCGATGACCGGACTCAAGTCCGAGTCCGAAAAGTTCGCCGGGGCGGTGCGAAGTTACGCATGTGAAGCCCTGATGAAGGACAACAAGGCGCTGCAAGCCGGTACCTCGCACTTCCTCGGCCAGAACTTCGCGAAGCAATTCGAGCTCACGTTTCAGTCCGAGGCTGGCCAGGAGGAGTTCGCCTGGAACACGTCGTGGGGTGTCTCGACCCGCCTCATCGGGGGGCTCGTGATGACGCACGGCGATGACGACGGGCTGGTCATCCCGCCGAGGCTCGCTCCCGTTCAGGTCGTCGTCGTACCGATCCTGCGTGGCGACGATGCCGGGCCGGTTCGAGACAAGGCGGACGAGATCGTGTCCCGGCTCAAGGAGAGCGGGGTGCGCGTGCGGCTGGACGCGAGGGACCACCTCTCGCCCGGGGCCAAGTACTTCGAGTGGGAACGAAAGGGTGTTCCGTTCCGGCTCGAGATCGGGCCCAGGGACCTCGCCGAGGGGAAGGTGGCGCTCGCGCGTCGATTGATCCCCGAGGGCGAGAAGCGCAAGGCGTTCCTTCCCGAGGCGCAGGCGCTCGCTGAGCTTCCCGAACGGCTGGAGTCGTTCCAGACCGAGCTCTTGCGGGCGGCGCTGGCGCGCCGAGAAGCGAACACCGTGCGCGGCCTGAACAGCCTGGACGAGATGGAGGAGGCGTTCGAGGGTGGCGCCGGCTTCGTTTTCACGGGGTGGAGTGGTGACCCCGCGGTGGAAGAAGCGGTGAAGGAGCGCATGAAGGCCACGATCCGTCTTCTGCCCGACGAAGAGTTCCGGTCCGATTCGGTGCCCGGGAAGTGCGTCTCCGGTGAGGGCGACTCGGTGACGGAGGCGGCTTGGGCGAGAGCGTACTGA